Proteins encoded in a region of the Mucilaginibacter sabulilitoris genome:
- a CDS encoding ABC transporter permease, translating to MIKNYLKIALRQLRKQKMYAAIKIGGFAFSIAACLLIALYIRNELSFDKSYPDGNRIYRVVGAYHVDGFDGKGVDWPAVMGRTVKADFPEVEKFGRLMPNSLFWGAGSNELRRAENVENTHEEGFAYADQSLLDILKLRMVYGDRAHALAEPLTMVISKSKADKYFPGQNPVGKVMYLNNDKTKPYKIGGVMQDLSKTTHLNYDFLLTLTGVKFWDDEQTTWGAANYSVYLLLKPGVNVAALGKKINDDIINNYFIPSMQKNGDKNAARIADALKMYLQNVKDINLHSYDIHDGMQHGDIRFIWLFGAVACFILLIACINFINLSTAKSANRAKEVGLRKVVGSQRSGLISQFLTESLIYSFFSFVLGLILATVLLPYFNVLASKTLTMPWLQWWFIPAVLISAVLIGVVAGIYPAFYLSGFKPAEVLKGKLSIGSKSSVLRNGLVVFQFTTSIILIISTVVIYNQMQFILNKKVGFEKDQVVMIQGTSTLDNEVKSFKNELLKLSSVQSVSISDFLPVSGTKRNGNEFHNEGKEKTEAGTGSQFWDVDEDYIKTFGMKIVAGRNFNPALKTDSQAVIINQTLAKKLNLKNPVGKRISHYGTTRLIIGVVQDFNFESLRDGIDPLVMHLANNNSIVSVKIKAGDVKNTMAQISSTWKNFAPNQPIRYTFMDERFASMYADVQRMGRIFTTFAILAIVIACLGLFALAAFMAEQRRKEIGIRKVLGATVSNITTLLSMNFLKLVFLAIIIASPIAWWAMTKWLQDFTYRTPISWWMFALAGIVAILIALVTVSYQSIKAALTNPVTSLKSE from the coding sequence ATGATCAAAAATTATTTAAAAATAGCCCTTAGGCAACTGCGCAAACAAAAAATGTACGCTGCTATTAAAATTGGTGGTTTTGCGTTTAGTATAGCGGCCTGTTTACTTATTGCGCTCTACATTCGAAATGAACTGAGCTTTGATAAGAGTTATCCGGATGGCAATCGCATATATAGGGTTGTTGGTGCATATCATGTTGATGGATTTGACGGAAAGGGGGTTGATTGGCCAGCTGTAATGGGCCGCACTGTTAAAGCTGATTTTCCTGAAGTTGAGAAGTTTGGCAGACTGATGCCTAACTCGCTGTTTTGGGGGGCCGGCAGCAACGAGTTAAGGCGTGCCGAAAACGTGGAAAATACACATGAAGAGGGCTTCGCTTACGCCGATCAATCGTTGCTTGACATATTGAAGCTACGCATGGTGTATGGCGACAGGGCACATGCACTTGCTGAGCCCCTTACCATGGTGATATCAAAAAGTAAGGCCGATAAATATTTCCCCGGACAAAATCCTGTTGGCAAAGTAATGTACCTTAATAACGATAAAACCAAGCCATATAAAATTGGCGGCGTAATGCAGGATTTATCAAAAACCACGCACCTTAATTATGATTTTTTATTAACGCTTACAGGGGTTAAATTTTGGGATGACGAACAAACAACCTGGGGGGCAGCCAACTATAGTGTTTATTTGTTGTTGAAGCCGGGAGTTAATGTTGCTGCACTCGGGAAAAAGATAAATGATGATATAATCAACAATTATTTTATCCCGAGTATGCAAAAGAACGGGGATAAAAACGCGGCAAGAATTGCAGATGCGCTAAAAATGTACTTGCAGAATGTTAAGGATATCAACCTGCATTCGTATGATATACATGACGGCATGCAGCATGGCGATATCCGGTTTATATGGTTATTTGGCGCGGTAGCTTGCTTTATTTTACTTATAGCCTGTATCAATTTCATTAACCTGTCAACAGCAAAATCTGCCAATCGGGCAAAAGAAGTTGGTTTGCGCAAGGTGGTGGGTTCACAGCGCAGCGGGCTGATCAGCCAGTTCCTGACCGAATCATTAATTTATAGTTTTTTCTCCTTTGTATTGGGGTTAATATTGGCTACTGTATTGCTCCCTTATTTCAATGTTTTGGCATCAAAAACGCTTACCATGCCATGGTTACAGTGGTGGTTTATACCAGCTGTACTCATATCGGCAGTCTTAATTGGGGTGGTTGCTGGCATCTATCCCGCATTTTATCTTTCAGGTTTTAAACCTGCCGAAGTATTAAAAGGCAAACTAAGCATAGGCAGTAAGAGCTCAGTATTGCGCAACGGATTAGTTGTTTTCCAGTTCACTACATCTATTATCCTGATCATCAGCACGGTTGTTATTTATAACCAGATGCAATTTATCCTCAATAAAAAAGTAGGATTTGAAAAAGATCAGGTGGTAATGATACAGGGCACCAGTACTTTAGATAATGAGGTAAAAAGCTTTAAAAATGAACTGCTAAAATTATCGTCGGTACAAAGTGTATCCATCAGCGATTTTCTGCCGGTATCGGGTACCAAGCGAAACGGTAACGAATTTCATAACGAAGGTAAGGAAAAAACTGAGGCCGGTACCGGTAGCCAGTTTTGGGATGTAGATGAAGATTATATCAAAACTTTCGGGATGAAAATAGTGGCGGGCCGCAATTTCAATCCTGCGCTTAAAACCGATTCACAGGCGGTTATTATCAATCAAACTTTAGCTAAAAAGCTTAATCTCAAAAACCCGGTAGGTAAACGTATTAGTCATTACGGTACTACAAGGTTAATAATAGGTGTAGTGCAGGATTTTAATTTCGAGTCGCTCAGAGATGGGATAGATCCCCTGGTAATGCATTTGGCTAACAACAATTCTATCGTGTCGGTAAAAATAAAGGCCGGTGATGTGAAAAATACGATGGCTCAGATCAGCTCAACGTGGAAAAACTTTGCGCCCAACCAACCCATTCGCTATACCTTTATGGATGAGCGCTTTGCCAGCATGTATGCCGATGTACAGCGCATGGGGCGCATATTTACCACATTTGCCATACTGGCCATTGTTATTGCCTGTTTGGGCCTGTTCGCCTTGGCTGCTTTCATGGCCGAGCAAAGGCGCAAGGAAATAGGCATCCGTAAGGTGCTGGGAGCAACTGTTAGTAATATAACCACGCTGTTGTCTATGAATTTTTTAAAGCTGGTTTTCCTGGCTATTATCATAGCATCGCCAATTGCATGGTGGGCCATGACCAAGTGGCTGCAGGATTTTACATACCGCACGCCCATTAGCTGGTGGATGTTTGCCCTTGCCGGGATAGTTGCCATATTAATAGCCCTTGTAACGGTTAGTTACCAAAGTATAAAAGCCGCGTTAACAAACCCGGTAACGAGTTTAAAGTCGGAGTAA
- a CDS encoding M1 family metallopeptidase, which yields MTDFKKISTLLLSCALTAAFTPSRAQEAPKPDDPALKIYRAVPTKVNDLVHTKLDVRFDYKKRYLYGKEWVTLKPHFYPTDSLRLDAKGMDLKNISVVKNGKNIPLKFTYEDSLSVAIKLDKVYRNNESYTIYIDYTAKPNELKQKGSAAINDAKGLYFINPDGTEKDKPTQIWTQGETESASAWFLTIDKPSQKTTDEISMTVPAKYVTLSNGRLALQKTNTDGTRTDTWKMELPHSPYLFMMAVGDFKIYKDKWRNKEVNYYLEPKYAPYAKEIFGFTPEVIEFYSKTLGVDYPWNKYSQIVVRDYVSGAMENTTATLHGEYVQATHRELIDAYYNNGRSTIVHELFHQWFGDYVTAESWSNLTVNESFANFSETIWAEHKYGKDVADEHNHDDMLTYLRSADGKTKNLVRFYYADKEDVFDAVTYQKGGRILNMLRNYLGDAAFFKGLNIYLKTNAFKNGEAQQLRLAFEEASGLDLNWYFNQWYYGAGHPALNISYKWDDATKTQTVYLQQTQDGQTFKLPMAIDIYAGGKKERHKVWMNDKADTLTFHVASKPDLVNVDGDKILLAKKTDNKTIDEFSYQYFNAPLYMDRYEAIEAAAANQKEKPNQKIIIAALKDKYYGLRIKAIKALNLTNDDVRNAALPVLTSLAKTDDNTLARAAAIIALGKLKMAGNLTLFKESLNSQSYAVQGAALTGIGLLDPAQALPLAKGFEKDNKGALTTAIFGLYAANGGNDQWPYVYDTFTNATLQNKFNSVRALAEMTGRVEKPEYAQQGIAQLKEFGVKYKMYGADQFVTQQMLDIKAKRTQMNDTASANAADDVIKAMAVAK from the coding sequence ATGACTGATTTCAAAAAAATTTCAACGCTCCTGTTATCATGTGCGTTAACGGCAGCTTTTACCCCATCCCGCGCCCAGGAGGCGCCTAAGCCAGATGATCCGGCATTAAAAATTTACCGTGCAGTGCCTACCAAGGTGAACGACCTGGTGCATACCAAACTCGATGTTCGTTTTGATTACAAAAAGCGCTATCTGTATGGTAAAGAATGGGTTACATTAAAGCCTCATTTTTATCCTACAGATAGTTTAAGGCTTGATGCCAAAGGCATGGACCTTAAAAATATATCGGTTGTAAAAAACGGTAAAAATATTCCGCTTAAATTCACTTATGAGGATAGCCTTTCGGTTGCCATTAAGCTCGATAAAGTTTATCGCAACAACGAAAGCTATACCATTTACATTGATTATACGGCCAAACCTAACGAGCTAAAACAAAAAGGCAGCGCTGCCATTAATGATGCAAAAGGTTTATATTTTATAAACCCAGACGGCACCGAAAAAGATAAACCTACGCAAATATGGACACAGGGCGAAACCGAAAGCGCGTCGGCCTGGTTCCTTACCATTGATAAGCCAAGTCAAAAAACTACTGATGAAATCAGTATGACGGTACCTGCAAAGTATGTTACCTTATCAAACGGCAGACTTGCCTTGCAAAAAACCAATACCGACGGTACCCGCACCGATACCTGGAAAATGGAATTGCCGCACTCACCATACCTGTTTATGATGGCCGTTGGTGATTTTAAAATTTATAAAGACAAATGGCGCAATAAAGAGGTAAACTACTACCTGGAACCAAAATACGCTCCTTATGCCAAAGAAATTTTTGGCTTTACCCCGGAGGTAATTGAGTTTTATTCCAAAACTCTGGGTGTTGATTATCCATGGAACAAATATTCACAAATTGTAGTGCGCGATTATGTGAGCGGCGCTATGGAGAATACCACGGCTACACTGCATGGCGAGTATGTACAGGCCACGCACCGCGAGCTGATTGACGCTTATTATAATAACGGCCGCAGCACCATTGTTCACGAGCTGTTTCACCAGTGGTTTGGTGATTATGTAACCGCCGAAAGCTGGAGCAACCTTACCGTAAATGAATCATTCGCCAATTTTAGCGAAACCATTTGGGCCGAACATAAATACGGCAAAGATGTCGCAGACGAACATAACCATGATGATATGCTGACCTATTTAAGATCGGCAGATGGTAAGACTAAAAACCTTGTGCGTTTCTATTACGCTGATAAAGAAGATGTTTTTGACGCGGTTACTTATCAAAAGGGTGGTCGTATTTTAAATATGCTGCGCAACTATTTGGGCGATGCTGCATTTTTTAAAGGCCTGAATATTTACCTTAAAACAAATGCATTTAAAAATGGTGAGGCCCAGCAATTACGCCTGGCGTTTGAAGAAGCCAGCGGGCTCGATCTTAACTGGTATTTTAACCAATGGTATTATGGAGCAGGTCACCCGGCATTAAACATCAGCTATAAATGGGACGATGCCACCAAAACCCAAACAGTTTACCTGCAGCAAACCCAGGATGGCCAAACCTTTAAACTGCCTATGGCCATTGATATCTATGCCGGTGGTAAAAAGGAGCGCCATAAAGTTTGGATGAATGATAAAGCCGATACCCTGACCTTCCATGTAGCAAGCAAACCCGACCTGGTAAACGTTGATGGCGACAAGATATTACTTGCTAAGAAAACCGACAATAAAACAATTGATGAGTTTTCGTACCAGTACTTTAATGCACCGTTGTATATGGACAGGTATGAAGCCATTGAAGCGGCAGCAGCCAATCAAAAAGAAAAACCAAATCAAAAAATTATAATTGCGGCTTTAAAAGATAAATATTATGGCTTGCGTATTAAGGCCATTAAAGCCCTAAACCTTACCAATGATGATGTGCGCAATGCTGCACTACCTGTATTAACCTCGCTTGCCAAAACCGACGATAATACACTGGCACGGGCAGCAGCAATTATTGCTTTGGGCAAATTAAAAATGGCGGGCAATTTAACCCTGTTCAAAGAATCATTAAACAGCCAATCATATGCTGTACAGGGAGCCGCTTTAACCGGCATTGGTTTGTTGGACCCGGCACAAGCACTGCCTTTGGCTAAGGGTTTTGAAAAAGACAATAAAGGTGCTTTAACTACTGCTATATTTGGTTTGTATGCTGCCAATGGCGGTAACGATCAGTGGCCTTATGTTTATGACACTTTTACCAATGCTACACTGCAAAATAAATTTAACAGCGTAAGGGCTTTGGCAGAAATGACCGGCCGCGTTGAAAAACCTGAATACGCGCAACAAGGTATCGCACAGCTAAAGGAATTCGGTGTTAAATATAAAATGTATGGTGCCGATCAGTTTGTAACCCAGCAAATGCTTGATATTAAAGCCAAACGTACCCAGATGAATGATACCGCATCGGCAAATGCTGCTGATGATGTTATCAAAGCTATGGCCGTGGCCAAGTAG
- the pyrH gene encoding UMP kinase, with the protein MKYKRILLKLSGESLMGTRQYGIDNNQVLQYAHDIKNVYDAGIEIAIVVGGGNIFRGLSAEKSGMERAQADYMGMLATVINCMALQNALESIGVETRLQSAIKMEQICEPYIRRRAMHHLEVGKIVIFGAGTGNPYFTTDTAASLRAIEIKADVVLKGTRVDGIYTADPEKDPSATRYDEISFQEVYDQGLNVMDMTAITLCRENKLPIIVFDMNESGNFMKIAQGEPIGTLVH; encoded by the coding sequence ATGAAGTACAAAAGAATCTTACTAAAACTTTCGGGCGAATCGCTCATGGGCACCAGACAATATGGTATTGATAATAACCAGGTTTTGCAATATGCTCATGATATTAAAAATGTATATGATGCAGGTATTGAAATTGCGATTGTAGTTGGTGGCGGTAATATTTTCAGGGGCTTAAGTGCCGAAAAATCGGGTATGGAACGTGCCCAGGCCGATTATATGGGAATGCTGGCCACCGTAATTAACTGTATGGCCCTCCAAAACGCGCTGGAAAGTATTGGTGTTGAAACACGCCTGCAATCGGCCATAAAAATGGAACAGATCTGCGAGCCTTACATCCGTCGTCGTGCCATGCACCATTTAGAGGTTGGTAAAATTGTGATATTTGGCGCTGGTACCGGTAACCCTTATTTTACTACAGACACAGCCGCTTCCCTGCGTGCTATTGAAATTAAAGCCGATGTAGTATTGAAAGGCACCCGTGTTGATGGTATTTATACTGCCGATCCGGAAAAAGACCCATCAGCTACCCGTTATGATGAAATATCATTCCAGGAGGTATATGATCAGGGATTGAACGTAATGGACATGACCGCTATAACACTTTGCCGTGAAAATAAACTGCCTATCATTGTATTTGATATGAATGAATCGGGCAATTTTATGAAAATTGCACAAGGTGAACCTATCGGAACGCTGGTACACTAA